The following is a genomic window from Falco cherrug isolate bFalChe1 chromosome 9, bFalChe1.pri, whole genome shotgun sequence.
GCGCTTAGCGGCAAGACGCGCGGGGCACGCCGGGAGGCGGAGTAGGCTGGGCGGTGCGGCCCGCGTGGGTGCGGCgtggggcggcggcggcggccgaggcggagcggcggcgggcggtgGCAATGCTGCGGCGGAAGCCGACGCGGCTGGAGTTGAAGCTGGACGACATCGAGGAGTTTGAGAGCATCCGGAAGGACCTGGAGGTGCGAGCGgggccggccgcccccgcgggccctgcccgcccctgGCTGGGCGCGCCGTGACACGACCCCTTTGCCCCGCAGAGCCGCAAGAAGCAGCGGGAGGACGCGGAGGTGCCGGCGGCTGGCGAGGAGGCGGCGAGCATCGCGCTGGGCGCCGACCACAAGAGCCGGGAGCAGATCATCAATGACCGCATCGGCTATAAGCCTCAGCCCAAGGccggcggccgcgccgcccACTTCGGCACCTTCGAGTTCTAACGGCGGGGGGgacccagcagccctggggggggccggcagccgcgggggggccggggctggtGGGTCTGGTCTCACCATCCCTCCCctttgctgtttcagtttgctggatgtgggttttttaagtgGGTCTGGTTAACACGCCCATTAACGTCCCATGGCCAAGTGTCTCCTTTGAAttaaatatgtctttttttttttaataaaaaaaaaaaaagcaagccacatGAACTGCTTCAAATGGCTGAGGAGACCACGCAGGCAGGGATGGAAACACCCAGGATGCCGGTGTTTCCTTCACCTGTGTGTGCCCCGATACAGCAAAGCAGTAAAACACTGCCCCTGCAGAAGGATCCTGTGGGGGATCTTGTAATTTAGTAATGTTCAAAATGGAGACGGTGAATGTGTTCATTTAAACCTTTCACCCTCCAAGCTGGTGACCCTGCTAAGGAGAAGGTACCGGGGAGCCTCTCATTAGCGTTTTATAGGCCTGTATGAATAAAGGCGGCAGCTCCAGGTGCAACAGATGGTGGTTCTGGATGCTGCTATCCCCCTTTCCTGAGAAGGCCGGGAAAGCAGCCCCCAGGCCTGTTAAAATCCCCCATCCCCAATTTCAGAGATGG
Proteins encoded in this region:
- the CDC26 gene encoding anaphase-promoting complex subunit CDC26 → MLRRKPTRLELKLDDIEEFESIRKDLESRKKQREDAEVPAAGEEAASIALGADHKSREQIINDRIGYKPQPKAGGRAAHFGTFEF